One Candidatus Omnitrophota bacterium genomic window, GGCGATGAGGATGGAGGCCTTGATCATTGATCGGACTTGTTGAGGGTGATGATCGCCTCTCCCAATTTTTTGCGGCGCAATTTGCGGACCATAATAAGGACTTGGCCGGCATTGATGCTTTCCCCTCCCAGAGGGATCTTCTTGCCGGTCTTTCGGGCGAACCAATCCGCCAGTTTCAAAGATCTTTCCTCAACGGACAAAGGCAAGGAGGCCTCTCCCACGGTCTGGCCAAGGACAGCCATCGTGGCCCCTCCGCCGACGATCCATCCGCCGCCATACGGATGGATATAGGATGGAAGCCGGTCAAATTCATCTTCGATCTCGCCCACCATCTCCTCGATGATGTCTTCCATCGTGACCATGCCGATGACCTTTCCCTCTTTGGAGGAAACGAGGGCGATGTGCAATCTTTCCTGTATCATGTGTTCCAAAACCTGGGCGATCGGCGTAGGACTTTCAAAGGTCTTGATGGGACGGATGATGCCCCTGATGCTGGGGTCTGACGGGTTGAGTTTTAATCCCGCCATGATGTCCTTGAAATTGATATAACCCTGGATGGTCTGCGGATCATTCTCAACGGCGCAAACCGGGAAACGCGTGTGCATGTCGTTGTGGGCGTGGACCAAGGCCTGGGTCAGGGAGATTTCCAGGGCGATCGTTGAAACATCATTGATGGGGATCATGCTTTCCTTGATGGGCCGCACGGACAATTGGGCCGCGGCCAAAACGATCTTTTCTTCCCTGGCTCCCAATAAACGCGACGTGCGGGCGATGGCCACGGCGGCATTGAGTTCATGCAGACCGGTGTTCTCCTCGGGGCGGTTCTTGCGCTGATATTTTTGATTGATAAAATCAATGGTCTTTTTGACAATGCCCTCGAAAACAGCCACCACCGGATAGGCAATGCCGGCCAGGATCTTCATGAAGGGAGACAGGGCCAAACAGACAAAGGCCTGGTGATGGATGGCGTACGTTTTGGGAATGAGTTCGGCGAAAATAATGGTCAGGGCGCTTAAAGGCAGGATCAGGAAAACCAGGGCCAGGATGTCCGCGCCGCCGCGGGAGATCCCCAGGCCGGCGGCAAGGGCCGGAGCAAAATGCTTTTCCATGCCCGCCCCACCCACGGCCGCGGCAATGGCGCCCACCAGCGTAATGCCCACCTGCACGACCGCAAGGCTGGCCTCCATGCGGTCCTTCATATGCGCGGCCTCTAAAGCCCCTTTCAATTTCATATTGACCAAGGCGGTCAATTTCGTCCGGGAAATGGAAGCCAGCGACATTTCATAGGCGGCAAAAACAGCATTAACGGCGATCATGGCAAGGATGATGGTCAGTTCAAACATGAAAGGCATGGATTTATTTTAACTCCATTATACTCACGCGCAAGGGTCTCATGATTTTTTAAAACAGGCGCGAATGTGGTAGGCGGCAACACCAAAAGCGATCGCGACGTTCAATGAATTCTTGATCCCCGCCATCTCGATCTCAATGGCCGTATCACACAAAGCCGCCAAACGTTCCGACACGCCGCTGACCTCATTGCCGATGATCAGACACACTGGCGCTTTGGGCACAAATACGTCATGCGAAACCGCTCCTGCCATCTGCTCTAACAGAACGATCTGATATCCCTGCTTCTTTAACTCCTCTGCCAAAACAACCGGGTCTTCTCTATATTCCCACGACACATGGTCTTGCGCACCCAGAGCGGTTTTGACGATGCCTGCCTGCGGCGGATAGCCGGTGATGCCGCACAGCCATATTTTTTCCACTCCTACGCCGTCGGCAGTCCGAAAAATGGCGCCGACATTATGCAGACTGCGGATATTATTCAAAATGACGCAAAACGGCAGGCACGGTTTGTTCAAACCGCTCACCTGCCTGGCCACGATCTCTTCATGAGTTAACTTGATCATACCAAAAGTTTTTGCCACTCTTGATAAACGGCGTCGGCGAGGGGTTTGATGATGCCTTCGGAAAAATCAAAGCGTATGCCCGCGGTTTTATACAATTCCGGCAACGGTCGTGAACCGCCCAAGCTCAACCCTTTGCGATAATCCGCCAGGGCTTTCCTGGGATCTTTGCGCGCGTTAAGCCATACCTGCAAAGCGCCCAACTGGGCGATACCGTATTCAATGTAATAAAACGGTATCTCAAAAATATGCAATTGCCTGTGCCACAAATAGGCCTTCACTTCCGTCAAATCGCTCCAGTCAATGAATTTGCCGCCGAACTGTTCATAAAAACCCGTCCATGCCTGCCGACGCTCTGCCGGCGAATGGTCAGGGTGTTCATAGAGCCAGTGCTGGAACGCGTCAATGTTGGCCACCCAGGCGAGGATGTGGATGATGCCTTCGAGATGTTCGCGGTTGGAGCGTTTGGTGTCCGCGTCATTATAAAACTCGTTGATATAACGCCCGCCCAGAAGTTCCATGGCCATGGACGCCACCTCGCAGAATTCTATGGGGCCGTGGCGATAATCCACCAGCGGGTCTTTGGCACAGGCCAGGGCATGGAACGCATGGCCGCCTTCATGCAAAAGGGTGCGCACGTCATCATCCACGCCCACGGCGTTCATAAAAATGAACGGCTTGCGTGCCTCGGAAAGCGTGTTTTGATAACCGCCCGGGGCCTTACCCTTGCGGCTGTCCAGGTCCAAAAGCCCTTCTTTATCCATCATATTGAACTGGTCGCCCAGCTGAAAGTCCACGCGCTTAAAGATCTTTTTGATCCCATCCACTAATTCCTTCGGCTTTTCAAACGGTTTTAAAGGCCCGCGGCCCAAAGGATCCACGGCCGCGTCCCACGGCCGTAAAGTTTCTGATTTCATTTCCTTCTTGCGCCTTTTGAAAATTTCTTCATTGAGCGGGACGATGAATTGTTCAATGGTCTCGTGATAACGCTTGCAATCGGCCGGTGTGTAGTCAAAGCGGTGATAATTCTTGAATTGATACTCGGTGAAATCCTTAAAGCCGGCATTCCGCGCGATGGCCACGCGCTTCTGGAAAAGTTTGTCAAAAATATCTTCAAATTTATCTTTGTCCTGGGAACGCCGTTCGGCCGTGGCGCGCCAGGCCCTCTCACGCAAAACCCTGTCGGGTTCCAGCAAATATTTACCCATTTCCGGCAAGGTGCGCTCCTGACCTTCAAACACAACGGTCATGGCCCCGCACACCGTCTGATATTCCTGGGACAAAAGGTCCACTTCGGTCTGCAAAGGCACGTTTTTCTCAACGAATAATCCCACGTCGGTCTTGACCGCGCGGTCATGGACTTCATAACGTTTGGCGTCTAAGGGAAATTGAGAGCGCAGTTCCAGGTATTTATGGTTTAAACGGTCATTGACGAGTTTGACCGCGGGTGAAACGGTTTGGATGAATTTGGTGTAGGCCCCAGCAATGGCCTTATCATCCGTGTGACAGGTCATGCGGATATACAAAATGGACCCTGCCTGGCTGACAGCGGCATCCAGT contains:
- a CDS encoding CNNM domain-containing protein, with amino-acid sequence MPFMFELTIILAMIAVNAVFAAYEMSLASISRTKLTALVNMKLKGALEAAHMKDRMEASLAVVQVGITLVGAIAAAVGGAGMEKHFAPALAAGLGISRGGADILALVFLILPLSALTIIFAELIPKTYAIHHQAFVCLALSPFMKILAGIAYPVVAVFEGIVKKTIDFINQKYQRKNRPEENTGLHELNAAVAIARTSRLLGAREEKIVLAAAQLSVRPIKESMIPINDVSTIALEISLTQALVHAHNDMHTRFPVCAVENDPQTIQGYINFKDIMAGLKLNPSDPSIRGIIRPIKTFESPTPIAQVLEHMIQERLHIALVSSKEGKVIGMVTMEDIIEEMVGEIEDEFDRLPSYIHPYGGGWIVGGGATMAVLGQTVGEASLPLSVEERSLKLADWFARKTGKKIPLGGESINAGQVLIMVRKLRRKKLGEAIITLNKSDQ
- a CDS encoding RNA methyltransferase; the protein is MIKLTHEEIVARQVSGLNKPCLPFCVILNNIRSLHNVGAIFRTADGVGVEKIWLCGITGYPPQAGIVKTALGAQDHVSWEYREDPVVLAEELKKQGYQIVLLEQMAGAVSHDVFVPKAPVCLIIGNEVSGVSERLAALCDTAIEIEMAGIKNSLNVAIAFGVAAYHIRACFKKS
- a CDS encoding M3 family oligoendopeptidase, producing MDLAKIPSYQKRVFVPLNADLTDVNTVTGLYVQLESRQIKSARALEQWLLDRSELDAAVSQAGSILYIRMTCHTDDKAIAGAYTKFIQTVSPAVKLVNDRLNHKYLELRSQFPLDAKRYEVHDRAVKTDVGLFVEKNVPLQTEVDLLSQEYQTVCGAMTVVFEGQERTLPEMGKYLLEPDRVLRERAWRATAERRSQDKDKFEDIFDKLFQKRVAIARNAGFKDFTEYQFKNYHRFDYTPADCKRYHETIEQFIVPLNEEIFKRRKKEMKSETLRPWDAAVDPLGRGPLKPFEKPKELVDGIKKIFKRVDFQLGDQFNMMDKEGLLDLDSRKGKAPGGYQNTLSEARKPFIFMNAVGVDDDVRTLLHEGGHAFHALACAKDPLVDYRHGPIEFCEVASMAMELLGGRYINEFYNDADTKRSNREHLEGIIHILAWVANIDAFQHWLYEHPDHSPAERRQAWTGFYEQFGGKFIDWSDLTEVKAYLWHRQLHIFEIPFYYIEYGIAQLGALQVWLNARKDPRKALADYRKGLSLGGSRPLPELYKTAGIRFDFSEGIIKPLADAVYQEWQKLLV